In the Candidatus Acidiferrales bacterium genome, one interval contains:
- the infC gene encoding translation initiation factor IF-3 → MLYFIAHPLGRPFCATEGAASTTGGGFIAERGGISGPRVNERIRARELRVIDEQGNQLGVMTYFDAMKAARDVGLDLVEISPNAVPPVCKIADFGKYLYEQNKKAHETRKHQKGTQIKEVKFRPSTAEHDFQVRKNQIIEFLGKGYKVKAMVFHRGREMAHQDVGRAKMTRLLKEVEDHALVEFGPRMEANILLALLAPKKGATASRPAPATGQA, encoded by the coding sequence ATGCTATACTTCATAGCCCATCCTCTCGGGAGGCCATTCTGTGCGACCGAGGGGGCGGCAAGCACAACTGGAGGTGGGTTTATCGCCGAACGTGGTGGGATCAGCGGCCCGCGGGTCAATGAACGCATCCGCGCGCGTGAATTGCGCGTGATCGATGAGCAAGGCAATCAGCTTGGCGTAATGACCTACTTCGACGCCATGAAAGCGGCGCGCGACGTGGGCTTGGATTTGGTCGAGATTTCGCCCAATGCCGTGCCGCCAGTGTGCAAGATCGCCGATTTTGGCAAATACCTGTACGAGCAAAATAAGAAGGCGCACGAAACGCGCAAGCATCAGAAAGGCACGCAAATCAAGGAAGTGAAATTCCGCCCTTCCACCGCGGAACACGATTTTCAGGTGCGCAAGAATCAGATCATCGAGTTTCTGGGCAAGGGCTATAAAGTGAAGGCCATGGTTTTCCACCGTGGACGGGAAATGGCACACCAGGACGTGGGACGTGCGAAGATGACTCGCCTGCTGAAGGAAGTCGAAGATCACGCGCTGGTGGAATTCGGGCCGCGCATGGAAGCGAATATTCTGCTGGCGCTTCTGGCGCCGAAGAAGGGCGCGACGGCATCTCGTCCAGCGCCGGCGACGGGCCAGGCATAA
- the rpmI gene encoding 50S ribosomal protein L35 translates to MPRKPRAKIKLKTHRGAAKRFKITSTGKVMRMHSGKRHLLGTKKPKRMRRLKKQIQVTPGDAAKVHRQLPYG, encoded by the coding sequence GTGCCAAGAAAACCAAGAGCGAAGATAAAGCTGAAGACGCATCGTGGCGCGGCGAAGCGATTTAAGATCACGTCCACCGGCAAAGTGATGCGCATGCATTCCGGCAAGCGGCACCTGCTCGGAACCAAGAAACCGAAGCGGATGCGGCGTCTCAAGAAACAGATTCAGGTTACGCCGGGCGACGCAGCAAAAGTGCATCGCCAGTTGCCGTACGGCTAG
- the rplT gene encoding 50S ribosomal protein L20: MARVKRGTKRRARRKKILKHTKGFFLTKSKLYRSAREAMNRSLRYSYRDRRARKRDYRTLWIQRIGAAARNNGISYSQFMHGLKSAGVELDRKILADLAVNDAAGFTALVAQAKEHLAARPAPASA; this comes from the coding sequence ATGGCAAGAGTGAAACGCGGGACCAAGCGCCGTGCGCGGCGCAAGAAGATTTTGAAACATACCAAAGGGTTTTTCCTGACCAAGAGCAAGCTCTATCGCTCGGCGCGGGAGGCGATGAACCGCTCACTGCGCTATTCCTATCGCGACCGCCGCGCGCGCAAACGCGACTACCGCACGCTATGGATTCAGCGCATCGGCGCGGCCGCGCGCAACAATGGCATTTCGTACAGCCAATTCATGCACGGGCTGAAGAGCGCGGGCGTCGAACTCGACCGCAAGATTCTGGCGGATCTGGCCGTGAACGATGCCGCGGGGTTTACGGCGCTGGTCGCGCAGGCGAAAGAGCATCTCGCCGCACGGCCAGCTCCCGCTTCGGCTTAA
- the pheS gene encoding phenylalanine--tRNA ligase subunit alpha, whose product MSNALEKTNGAFDALGVSSEAAVSALFDALLRSAEEEMASAKTGEELESFRVRWLGRNNSVKSRVQENWLKRASPDTKKWVGASFNACFRKLEQDFAAQKAKPAATGTSGRMDLSLPGVVRPIGTRHLIRQTYDEIERIFLSLGYTVVEGPEIETPYYNFEALNIPEHHPARDNMDTFYLGSAPGYLLRTHTSPMQIRTMEKQKPPVRIVVPGKVYRRDNPDATHSFMFHQLEGLAVDEDITFCDFKGTIEYFVREFFGASTKTRFRPSYFPFTEPSAEFDASCIFCGGKGCRTCKQSGWIELFGAGMVNPAVYGFVGYDAKKLNGFAFGIGVDRLAMLKYGLGDIQVLFQNDARFLRQFP is encoded by the coding sequence ATGTCTAACGCTCTCGAAAAGACGAATGGCGCATTCGACGCGCTCGGGGTGTCCTCCGAAGCCGCTGTCTCCGCGCTTTTCGACGCATTGTTGCGCAGCGCCGAAGAGGAAATGGCTAGCGCGAAAACCGGCGAGGAATTGGAATCTTTTCGCGTGCGCTGGCTGGGGAGAAATAACAGCGTCAAGTCGCGTGTGCAGGAGAATTGGCTGAAGCGCGCGTCTCCGGACACGAAGAAATGGGTCGGAGCGAGCTTCAATGCGTGCTTCCGCAAATTGGAACAGGATTTTGCCGCGCAAAAAGCCAAGCCCGCAGCGACGGGAACATCCGGCCGCATGGATCTTTCGCTTCCCGGCGTCGTGCGGCCGATCGGCACGCGCCATCTGATTCGCCAGACCTACGACGAGATCGAACGGATTTTTCTTTCGCTAGGGTACACCGTTGTCGAAGGGCCGGAAATCGAGACTCCCTATTACAACTTCGAGGCACTGAACATTCCCGAGCATCATCCCGCGCGCGACAATATGGACACGTTTTATCTCGGGAGCGCGCCGGGCTATCTGCTGCGTACGCACACTTCGCCGATGCAAATCCGCACGATGGAAAAACAAAAGCCGCCTGTACGCATCGTCGTGCCCGGGAAAGTCTACCGACGCGACAATCCCGATGCGACGCACTCCTTCATGTTCCACCAGCTCGAAGGGCTCGCCGTCGATGAAGACATTACGTTTTGCGATTTCAAAGGCACGATCGAATATTTCGTGCGCGAGTTTTTCGGCGCTTCGACGAAGACGCGCTTCCGGCCGAGTTACTTTCCGTTCACCGAACCTTCGGCGGAGTTCGACGCGTCGTGCATCTTCTGCGGCGGCAAGGGATGTCGGACGTGCAAGCAGTCGGGCTGGATCGAACTGTTCGGTGCAGGAATGGTGAACCCGGCTGTGTACGGTTTCGTGGGCTACGACGCAAAAAAATTGAACGGCTTCGCCTTTGGAATCGGCGTGGACCGCCTGGCAATGCTGAAGTACGGCCTGGGCGACATTCAAGTTCTTTTTCAGAATGACGCGCGCTTCCTGCGCCAGTTTCCATAG
- a CDS encoding VOC family protein → MPFWIADNYAIDIHDLGAACQWYKEKLGLRKVRDGKDDSGRPFADVCLLRSRGMAGICSLVELEPGTATEKQHVIFYANNLEKTQQWLISRGVTTEPITVDSGGNRFFRFLDLDGNAIEVCVEPK, encoded by the coding sequence ATGCCATTTTGGATTGCCGATAACTACGCCATTGACATCCATGACCTGGGCGCTGCTTGCCAGTGGTACAAAGAAAAGCTTGGTCTGCGGAAGGTCCGTGATGGCAAAGACGACTCCGGCCGACCGTTTGCGGACGTTTGTCTGCTTCGATCTCGAGGGATGGCGGGGATTTGTTCGCTCGTCGAACTCGAGCCCGGCACGGCTACGGAGAAACAACATGTCATCTTCTACGCGAACAACCTGGAAAAAACTCAGCAATGGTTGATCTCCCGTGGAGTAACGACAGAACCCATTACGGTTGACTCGGGCGGAAATCGTTTCTTTCGGTTTCTCGATTTGGACGGGAATGCCATTGAAGTTTGCGTTGAACCAAAATAG
- the pheT gene encoding phenylalanine--tRNA ligase subunit beta: MKVLYNWLKEIADFVAAPAELRSRLSMAGVSVDSIEETAAGPVLDAEITINRADLLGHAGIAREVAALYRLRLKIIQPHFKESAEFVGKAARVEIECPDLCGRYTARIVRGVKIQPSPDWLRQRLEALGQSSINNVVDATNYVMLELGQPLHAFDYDELAEHRIIVRRARPGETMRTLDGIDRRLSKDMCLICDARTPVAIGGVMGGADSEISFSTKNLLIESAWFDPISIRRTSKALGLRTEASLRFERGVDPELAEFASRRAAELIQQLAGGEVLAGVVDVHPHREEQRKIELSRQELLRVMGADVPDRAIEEILGALGFHPARVDSSRGSAESLVARWECESPSWRRDVSQQIDLIEEIARHYGYDKFPPRLPPAKRPAARRPNAHEEDQLRERLVALGYEEILAIPLVDPDRDSLFRDEGTNPATIGNPLSEDASVLRSSSLTSMVSTIEWNLNRSQRNLRLFEVGKRYEVHNGKPVEMRVVTMGATGLAREQSIYEAAREFSFADFKGDVDQLLAIAGGAHWKTGGPSWLVNGCASELLLTRNGNERVGTAGELSHDLAHRFKIRQDVFLAELRLEPLVAAVASVHAALRYEALPRFPAVERDFSLVLTESTKFSQIEDVIRALGIPELRGIEAVDLFRGGQVPAGKYSLLARVTLQSAEATFTEVQLTEISSKIIAALAEKLGATLRAT; encoded by the coding sequence ATGAAAGTTCTCTACAACTGGCTGAAAGAGATCGCCGACTTCGTAGCGGCTCCGGCTGAATTGCGCTCGCGTCTTTCGATGGCCGGTGTCTCCGTCGATTCGATCGAAGAAACTGCGGCCGGCCCTGTGCTCGACGCGGAAATTACGATCAACCGGGCTGATTTGCTCGGCCACGCCGGGATTGCGCGCGAAGTTGCGGCGTTATACCGGCTACGATTGAAGATCATTCAACCGCATTTCAAGGAAAGCGCGGAGTTCGTGGGGAAAGCGGCGCGCGTGGAAATCGAATGTCCGGATCTTTGCGGACGCTACACGGCACGCATCGTTCGCGGCGTAAAGATTCAGCCGTCGCCGGACTGGCTGCGCCAGCGCCTGGAAGCGCTCGGCCAGTCGTCAATCAACAACGTAGTCGACGCCACGAATTACGTCATGCTCGAGCTTGGCCAGCCGCTGCATGCCTTCGATTACGACGAGCTCGCCGAGCATCGCATCATCGTGCGGCGCGCGCGGCCCGGCGAGACGATGCGCACGCTCGATGGAATCGACCGCAGGCTCTCGAAGGATATGTGCCTCATTTGCGATGCGCGCACGCCGGTGGCGATCGGCGGAGTGATGGGCGGAGCGGACAGTGAAATCAGTTTCAGCACGAAGAATCTGCTGATCGAGTCGGCGTGGTTCGATCCGATTTCGATTCGCCGCACGTCGAAAGCGCTCGGTCTGCGCACGGAAGCATCGCTGCGCTTTGAACGCGGCGTGGATCCGGAACTGGCAGAGTTCGCGTCGCGCCGCGCGGCCGAATTGATTCAACAGCTTGCCGGTGGTGAAGTGCTGGCCGGCGTCGTGGACGTGCATCCGCATCGCGAGGAGCAGCGGAAAATTGAACTGTCGCGGCAGGAACTGCTGCGCGTGATGGGCGCTGACGTTCCAGACCGCGCAATCGAAGAAATACTCGGCGCTCTCGGTTTCCATCCGGCACGCGTAGATTCCAGTCGCGGGAGTGCCGAATCGCTTGTGGCGCGATGGGAATGCGAATCGCCTTCGTGGCGCAGGGACGTGTCGCAGCAGATTGACCTCATTGAAGAAATCGCCCGGCACTACGGCTACGATAAATTCCCTCCGCGATTGCCTCCGGCGAAGCGGCCCGCCGCGCGGCGCCCGAACGCACACGAGGAAGACCAGTTGCGCGAACGGCTGGTCGCGCTGGGCTACGAGGAAATTCTGGCGATCCCACTTGTTGATCCCGATCGCGATTCGTTGTTTCGCGATGAGGGAACGAATCCTGCCACGATTGGCAATCCTCTCTCGGAAGACGCCTCTGTCCTGCGCAGCTCGAGCTTGACGAGCATGGTCTCCACGATCGAGTGGAATTTGAATCGCAGCCAGCGCAACCTGCGGCTCTTCGAAGTGGGAAAAAGATACGAAGTGCACAACGGGAAGCCCGTGGAAATGCGCGTGGTGACGATGGGCGCGACCGGGCTGGCTCGCGAGCAATCGATTTACGAGGCGGCGCGCGAATTTTCCTTCGCTGACTTCAAAGGGGATGTCGATCAATTGCTTGCTATTGCGGGCGGCGCACACTGGAAAACCGGCGGTCCGTCTTGGCTGGTGAATGGCTGTGCAAGCGAACTTTTGCTGACGCGAAACGGCAATGAGCGAGTCGGTACAGCAGGAGAGCTTTCGCACGACCTCGCGCACCGTTTCAAAATTCGCCAGGATGTTTTCCTCGCAGAGTTGCGCCTTGAACCGCTCGTAGCGGCCGTGGCTTCGGTGCATGCAGCGTTGCGCTACGAGGCTTTGCCTCGTTTCCCCGCGGTTGAACGCGATTTCTCTCTCGTGCTCACCGAAAGCACAAAATTCTCGCAAATCGAAGACGTGATCCGCGCTCTCGGGATTCCCGAGCTTCGCGGCATCGAAGCCGTTGATTTATTTCGCGGCGGCCAGGTTCCCGCGGGCAAGTATTCGCTCCTTGCGCGCGTGACCCTGCAAAGCGCGGAAGCGACGTTCACCGAAGTGCAGCTCACGGAAATTTCGTCGAAGATCATTGCGGCCCTCGCCGAGAAATTGGGCGCGACGCTTCGCGCCACCTAA
- a CDS encoding helix-turn-helix transcriptional regulator, giving the protein MRAKSQNLIKPRDAAQVLGISYPTLKQWIYHGKLRTVKTAGGHHRVPESEIDRYLSRALRRTDVAERRKTFRRISGRNQLVGRVVDIKTSGLMAQVTLSIGEQHITAIITADAVREMRLQKGDMAAALIKSTEVMILRV; this is encoded by the coding sequence ATGCGCGCAAAATCGCAAAACCTGATCAAGCCACGCGACGCGGCGCAGGTCCTGGGTATCAGCTATCCGACGCTCAAACAATGGATCTATCACGGCAAATTGCGCACGGTGAAGACAGCTGGCGGCCATCATCGCGTTCCCGAATCGGAGATTGACCGTTATCTTTCACGCGCGCTGCGGCGCACAGACGTCGCCGAGCGCCGCAAGACCTTTCGCCGCATCAGCGGGCGAAATCAGCTCGTCGGCCGTGTTGTGGACATCAAGACCAGCGGCCTGATGGCGCAGGTGACGCTTTCGATCGGCGAGCAGCACATCACGGCGATCATCACCGCCGATGCCGTACGGGAAATGCGCCTGCAGAAGGGCGACATGGCCGCGGCGCTGATCAAGTCCACGGAAGTGATGATTCTGCGCGTTTGA
- a CDS encoding cell division protein ZapA has protein sequence MKIEIFDQTYNIQSEDDENYLRELASFVDERMRTISEATRQVDSMRVAVLASLNIADELFALRKRQKEIEGPLRKRVEKCVTLVERTLESSH, from the coding sequence ATGAAAATCGAGATTTTCGATCAGACTTACAACATTCAGTCGGAAGACGACGAGAATTACTTGCGCGAGCTGGCGTCGTTCGTTGACGAACGGATGCGCACGATCTCCGAAGCCACGCGGCAGGTGGACTCGATGCGCGTCGCCGTCCTGGCATCGCTCAATATCGCTGACGAGCTTTTCGCGCTGCGCAAACGCCAGAAAGAAATCGAAGGCCCCCTGCGCAAGCGCGTCGAAAAATGTGTGACCTTGGTGGAACGGACGCTCGAAAGTTCACATTGA
- a CDS encoding TIGR00282 family metallophosphoesterase: MRILFVGDVVGSPGRRIVKDRLADIVEQREIDLAIVNCENAASGFGITPRLAEELFATGADVLSGGNHIWDRKEIFDYFPQQPRLLRPANFPEGLPGSGLYAGAARNGTGYAVLNLQGRTFMAPLDCPFRTAERELARIPSGVKVILVDIHAETTSEKQAMGWFLDGKVSAVVGTHTHVATADAHVLPKGTAFITDVGMTGPHDSIIGMTKEPIIERFLNSLPARFEVAEGDVQMHTVLIDVDEATGHARSIEHLAFRAD; the protein is encoded by the coding sequence ATGCGCATCCTTTTCGTAGGTGACGTTGTCGGCTCGCCAGGACGGCGGATCGTAAAAGACCGCCTCGCCGACATTGTCGAGCAGCGAGAAATCGATCTGGCCATCGTCAATTGCGAAAATGCAGCCTCCGGCTTCGGCATCACGCCGCGGCTTGCCGAGGAACTTTTCGCCACGGGAGCCGACGTGCTTTCCGGCGGAAACCACATCTGGGATCGCAAGGAGATTTTCGATTATTTTCCGCAGCAGCCGCGCCTGCTGCGGCCGGCGAATTTTCCCGAAGGCTTGCCCGGCAGCGGACTTTACGCTGGCGCGGCCCGCAACGGCACGGGCTACGCCGTCCTGAATCTGCAAGGCCGGACGTTCATGGCGCCTCTCGACTGTCCTTTTCGCACCGCGGAACGCGAATTAGCGCGCATTCCCAGCGGCGTGAAAGTGATTCTCGTCGACATCCATGCGGAAACTACCTCCGAAAAACAGGCGATGGGCTGGTTTCTCGACGGCAAAGTCTCTGCCGTCGTGGGAACGCACACTCACGTCGCCACAGCGGACGCGCACGTCTTGCCGAAGGGTACAGCTTTCATCACCGATGTGGGCATGACCGGCCCGCATGATTCCATCATCGGCATGACCAAAGAGCCCATCATTGAGCGGTTTCTGAACAGCCTGCCCGCGCGCTTCGAGGTGGCTGAAGGCGACGTGCAGATGCACACCGTGCTGATTGATGTCGACGAAGCCACCGGCCACGCGCGCTCGATTGAGCATCTTGCCTTTCGCGCTGACTAA
- a CDS encoding pentapeptide repeat-containing protein → MKLKFHFGPWAEERDEAVTAEQEAKGDATLTYWCRKFGDPELDEIVEEHRAWVESRGESGRKADLTGANFEGADLMGAPLQGANLMRANLKGADLLLADLRGACLIEADLSEANLVSTNLRGASLLGANLATATGLVARQLAGASLFGASVPESLYPFEGLAETTAVAKVLRILLAGMAAICAGVCIVVAKTKDAQLLKNSPFAPVPVVGGAIPMLAFYLIAPMLLAGIYICFHFYLQRLWDALGELPAVFPDGRRLTECVPLSMIALAPVRLAETNSERSAFRFLQRLIFKAIAYWMVPATLLLVWARYLAEQDWRGSLLQIFFILAAAAMSGFLPGKTNSIFGPARSSEQHANGHAGPWRTNWLTITALSGCILLVLLSVGAILGAPHDVSRAPELKRSDVRRWTANAFWVIGYDPFPNLTEAEISSPPQGWTGLDDLSAVKGARLENASLRYAQAYRAFFAKSRMQGADLKAAYLAEADFRGANLSNSSLASANLSRADLRAADLMYASLENAILAGARLDVANFYDAQMTGAQLARASIVKADLRGAILRSAEMNQTDLQGAYLGSAKLENAQLDGAQLSEAFLDSADLRGASLRGAIFQSAILSDADLHGANLDNADLRGALTLTAMQVCSTASHTGAQMDAPLEQQVEALCGDSP, encoded by the coding sequence ATGAAACTGAAATTCCACTTCGGACCTTGGGCAGAAGAGCGCGACGAGGCCGTGACTGCCGAGCAGGAAGCCAAAGGCGACGCAACGCTGACGTATTGGTGCCGGAAATTTGGCGATCCCGAGCTCGACGAGATCGTCGAGGAACATCGCGCGTGGGTAGAGTCGCGCGGGGAATCCGGCAGGAAGGCCGACCTGACCGGCGCGAATTTCGAAGGCGCCGATTTGATGGGCGCTCCACTGCAAGGCGCCAATCTGATGCGCGCAAATTTGAAAGGCGCAGACTTGCTCCTTGCGGATCTGCGCGGCGCGTGCTTGATTGAGGCGGACCTGAGCGAGGCGAACCTGGTCAGCACAAATCTTCGCGGGGCGAGTCTGCTGGGCGCGAATCTGGCGACAGCAACGGGGCTTGTGGCGCGGCAACTCGCCGGCGCGAGCCTGTTTGGCGCTTCGGTGCCCGAATCCCTTTACCCGTTCGAGGGACTTGCCGAGACCACGGCCGTTGCGAAGGTGCTACGGATCCTCCTGGCGGGGATGGCGGCGATCTGCGCGGGCGTCTGCATCGTCGTGGCGAAAACAAAAGACGCGCAACTGCTGAAAAACTCTCCGTTCGCTCCAGTTCCTGTTGTCGGCGGCGCGATCCCGATGCTTGCGTTTTACCTGATTGCGCCGATGCTACTCGCCGGCATTTACATTTGCTTCCATTTCTATTTGCAACGGCTATGGGACGCGCTGGGCGAATTGCCCGCCGTGTTTCCCGACGGACGGCGGCTGACTGAGTGCGTGCCTCTTTCCATGATTGCGCTTGCGCCCGTGCGCCTCGCAGAAACGAATTCAGAGCGCTCTGCGTTTCGCTTTCTGCAGCGATTGATTTTTAAAGCGATCGCCTACTGGATGGTTCCCGCGACATTGTTATTGGTCTGGGCGCGTTACCTGGCGGAGCAGGATTGGCGCGGCAGCCTGTTGCAGATCTTTTTCATCCTCGCGGCTGCGGCGATGAGCGGTTTTCTTCCCGGCAAGACAAACAGCATTTTCGGTCCCGCGCGCTCGAGCGAACAGCATGCGAATGGCCATGCAGGACCCTGGCGAACGAATTGGCTTACGATCACGGCTCTCAGCGGATGCATCCTGCTCGTTTTGCTTTCCGTCGGAGCGATTCTCGGCGCACCGCACGACGTCAGCCGCGCGCCGGAGCTCAAACGTTCCGACGTGCGCCGCTGGACCGCCAATGCTTTTTGGGTCATCGGCTACGATCCCTTTCCCAACCTGACCGAGGCGGAGATTTCCTCGCCGCCGCAGGGATGGACAGGGCTGGATGATTTGAGTGCAGTGAAAGGCGCGCGACTGGAGAATGCGAGTCTACGGTACGCACAAGCCTATCGCGCGTTTTTCGCCAAGTCGCGAATGCAGGGCGCGGACCTCAAGGCTGCGTATCTGGCTGAGGCGGACTTTCGTGGAGCGAATCTTTCGAATAGCAGCCTTGCGTCTGCGAATCTTTCCCGCGCGGACTTGCGCGCAGCGGATTTGATGTACGCATCTCTCGAGAATGCCATCCTTGCCGGAGCCAGGCTGGATGTCGCTAATTTTTACGACGCGCAGATGACCGGCGCGCAACTCGCACGAGCCAGCATCGTGAAAGCCGACCTGCGCGGCGCAATTCTGCGATCGGCGGAGATGAATCAAACAGACCTGCAGGGCGCCTACCTTGGCTCCGCGAAATTGGAAAATGCGCAACTCGACGGTGCGCAGCTCAGCGAAGCATTCCTCGATAGCGCCGATTTGCGCGGCGCGAGTTTGCGCGGAGCCATATTTCAAAGCGCAATTCTCAGCGACGCGGATCTTCACGGCGCGAATCTGGATAATGCCGATCTGCGCGGAGCCCTGACGCTCACAGCCATGCAAGTCTGCTCCACAGCCAGCCACACGGGCGCACAAATGGATGCGCCGCTAGAGCAGCAAGTTGAGGCACTCTGCGGCGATTCGCCGTGA
- the dnaN gene encoding DNA polymerase III subunit beta: MEFSVKKFDLVEELNLTQGVIERKTTIPILSNLLCEAKGNRLYITATDLELSIRTSCEAKVKKEGAGTIPAKKLLDLVRLLPEEEIKFKLLDNHWVQIVCDRKTYKLVGMSKDNFPALPAFPQTLVKIPSKLFASLISKTIFAISQEESRYTLNGALLVLNSAAITMVATDGHRLAMVEMPHKLSGLPGEVRVLVPKKAMTEVQRLCGEAGDDGEIEFAQDESHLFFQFGGRLLTSRKLTGTFPNYEAVLPRDVSKTVVLERNELQDALRRVSQLADQRSHAVKFMLAKEAIEISASSPEYGEAKEAIEKEYKGEPITIGFNAQYLLDFLAATADGPISVELKDDQSAGQMRPLADESSRYRYVVMPMRI, encoded by the coding sequence ATGGAATTTAGCGTAAAAAAGTTCGACCTAGTGGAAGAGCTCAATCTGACACAGGGTGTGATTGAGCGCAAGACAACGATTCCCATTCTGTCGAACCTGCTGTGCGAAGCGAAGGGCAACCGCCTGTACATCACAGCGACGGACCTGGAACTCAGCATCCGCACATCGTGCGAAGCGAAGGTCAAAAAGGAGGGCGCGGGAACCATCCCCGCCAAGAAACTATTGGATTTGGTGCGCTTGTTGCCGGAAGAAGAGATCAAATTCAAGCTACTCGACAACCACTGGGTGCAGATCGTCTGCGACCGGAAGACTTACAAGTTGGTCGGAATGTCGAAGGACAATTTTCCGGCGCTGCCCGCCTTCCCGCAGACCCTGGTGAAGATTCCGTCGAAATTGTTTGCAAGCCTTATTTCCAAGACCATATTCGCCATCTCACAGGAAGAGTCGCGGTACACGCTGAACGGTGCGCTGCTCGTGCTGAATTCAGCTGCGATCACCATGGTGGCCACCGACGGCCACCGCCTAGCCATGGTGGAAATGCCGCACAAACTGAGCGGGCTCCCCGGTGAGGTTCGCGTGCTCGTTCCGAAGAAAGCGATGACCGAGGTGCAACGGCTGTGCGGTGAGGCGGGCGACGACGGCGAAATCGAGTTCGCGCAAGACGAAAGCCACCTCTTCTTTCAGTTCGGCGGACGCCTGCTCACTTCGCGAAAACTGACGGGCACATTTCCGAATTACGAGGCCGTGCTACCACGCGACGTCAGTAAGACAGTGGTTTTGGAGCGCAACGAGCTCCAGGACGCGCTGCGGCGCGTCTCACAGCTCGCCGACCAGCGGTCGCATGCCGTGAAATTCATGCTGGCCAAGGAAGCGATTGAGATTTCCGCTTCAAGCCCGGAATACGGCGAAGCGAAGGAAGCCATCGAAAAGGAATATAAAGGCGAGCCGATCACAATAGGCTTCAACGCGCAATATCTGCTGGATTTTCTCGCCGCCACTGCGGATGGACCGATTTCCGTGGAACTGAAGGATGATCAGTCCGCAGGTCAGATGCGCCCGCTCGCCGATGAGTCCAGCCGCTATCGGTACGTTGTCATGCCCATGCGGATTTGA